Part of the Halomarina litorea genome is shown below.
ACCACGACGACCCCGAGGATCGCGAGTGCTACGGCTGTGTCGCCTACGACATCAAGACCGGGCAGATCAACGGCTTCGTCGCCAACACCGGCGTCGTCATCGCCACTGGCGGTCCGGGGCAGATGTACGACCACACGACGAACGCCGTCGCCAACACCGGCGACGGGGCGGCGATGGCCTACCGCGCGGGCGTCCCGCTGGAGGACATGGAATTCGTCCAGTTCCACCCCACCACCCTGCCCTCGACGGGCGTCCTCATCACCGAGGGGGTCCGCGGGGAGGGCGGCATCCTCTACAACTCGGAGGGCGAGCGCTTCATGTTCGAACGCGGCTACGCGAACAACGCCGGCGAACTCGCCTCGCGCGACGTCGTCGCCCGCGCCGAACTCACCGAGGTCAACGCGGGCCGCGGGTTCGAGGACGACTACGTCCTGCTGGACATGCGCCACCTCGGCGAGGAACGCATCATCGACCGTCTAGAGAACATCGTCCACCTCTCGGAGGACTTCGAGGGCGTCGACCCGCTGAAGGAACCGATGCGGGTCAAGCCCGGCCAGCACTACGAGATGGGCGGCATCGAGACGGACGAGAACGGCGCGACGTGCATCGACGGCCTGTTCGCCGCCGGCGAGTGCGCCTGCGTCTCCGTCCACGGCGCGAACCGCCTCGGCGGGAACGCGCTGCCGGAACTCATCGTCTTCGGGGCGCGCGCCGGTCGCCACGCCGCCAAGCGCGAGCGCGCGGAGGCGAAGATCGAGACCGGCCCCTCGGCCAAGACCGAGGACGGCGTCGTCGAGTCGCCGGTCACGCTCGGCGAGGCCGGCATCGGTGACGAGGACGTCGCTGCGGACGGGGGCGCACTCCTCGACGCCCCCGCGGGGGAAGTGGTCGAACGTGCCGTCGAACGCGAGCGGGCGCGCGTCGAGACGCTCATGGAGCGCGACGGCGTCAACCACGCCGAGATTCGCTCTGACCTCCAGCAGTCCATGACGGCGAACGTCAACGTCTTCCGGAACGAAGACGGCCTGAAGCAGGCGCTCCGCGACATCCGGCAGGCCCGCGAGCGCTACCAGAACGTCGCCGTCTCGGACCCCTCGCGGACGTTCAACACGGACCTCATCCACACCATCGAGACGCGTAACCTCATCGACCTCGCGGAGGCGCTGACGCTCGGCGCACTCGCGCGCAACGAGTTCCGCGGTGCCCACTGGCGCCAGGAGTTCCAGGAGCGTCTCGACGACGAGTGGCTCAAGCACACGATGGTCGCCTGGAACGGTGGTCGGCCCGAACTGTACTACACCGACACCATCCTGGAGGGCGAGAACAAGACGTACGAGCCGAAAGAGCGCTCGTACTGAGGTCGGCCGGGGGCGTCCGGAGCGGGGACGCACTCCCCCGCCGACAGTCGGCTGTGCATGTGATGGTAGGTTATTTGTCCTTCGGTGGAGTACGGGGAACGCGGAAGGGTACTGCGTGGTAGAAGTCGTCCGCCGGATGGACGCGTGAACCGGCGGTCCCACAGGGCTTCGCGTGGACTTTCTCCCGCCCCTTCCCCCATGACCTCTCGGACGTGGTCCGCAAACTGTGGCCTGTGCGACCTGTCGGTAGGGTCGACCGACGAGTGATAAATCTTCCGCGAGTAGGGTTTCGTGACCGTCCCCGAGCCAGTAGGCATATCCCGACTGCCCGAGGAGGGCCGGTATGCAGGCTGTGATTCTCGCTGCCGGCGAGGGGACCCGGATGCGACCGCTCACACACTCGACGCCGAAGCCGATGCTCCCGGTGGCGGACCGGCCGCTGGTCGCGCACACCGCGGACGCCGCCGTCGAGGCGGGCGCCGACGAACTCGTCCTCGTCGTGGGATACGAGGCAGACGACGTGCGCGAGTACTTCGGCGAGGAGTACGCGGGCGTCCCCGTCCGCTTCGCCGTCCAGGAGGAGCAACTGGGAACGGGCCACGCCGTCGGCTGCGCGCGCGAGTACATCGACGGGGACTTCGCCGTCCTCTACGGCGACAACCTCTACGATGCGCCGAGCATCGCCGACCTCTTCGAGAGCGGCCCGAGCGTCGCCGCCTTCCGGGTCGAGAACCCGACGAACTACGGCGTGCTCACCCTCGACGGCGAGCGGGTGGTGGACATCGTCGAGAAACCCGACGACCCGCCGACGGAACTCGCGAACGCCGGGGCGTACGTCTTCCCCGAGGAGGCCCGCGACTGGCTGGACGTGCCCAAGAGCGAGCGCGGCGAACACGAGTTCACGGACGTCCTCGCCAGGGTCATCGACGAGTACGAGGTACAGGCTGTCGAGGTCGACCGCTGGATGGACGTGGGCCGCCCGTGGGAACTGCTGGAGGCCAACGAGTGGAAACTCGGCGAGATGGAGCGTCGTATCGACGGCGAGGTTCGCGGCGACGCCGACCTGCGGGGCACTGTCGTCGTCGAGGAGGGCGCCGTCGTCGAGGCGGGGGTCACCGTCGAGGGCCCCGCCCTGATTCGCTCGGGCGCGGACGTCGGGCCGAACGCCTACGTCCGGGGGGCGACGCTCGTCGGCGAGGACTGCCACGTCGGCCACGGCGTCGAACTGAAGAACTCCGTCCTGATGGCCGGCGCGAACACCCCGCACCTCTCGTACGTCGGCGACAGCCTCCTCGGACCCCGCGTGAACCTCGGTGCGGGCACGCAGGTCGCGAACCTCCGGCACGACGACGAGGACGTCCGACAGACTGTGAAGGGCGAACGCGTCTCGACCGGCCGCCGGAAGTACGGCGTCGTCGCCGGCGACGACGCGAAGACGGGTATCAACACGTCGCTCGCCCCCGGCGTGGTCCTCTCGGCGGGCGCGATGACGACGCCCGGCGAGTCGGTCACGCGCGACCGATAGTCCCCGGAAGACCCCTGGCGGACGGCACGTATGCTCGTGCCATGACATGTCCCTTCGCGCGGCGGACCGTCCTCCGTCGCGCCGCCCTGACCCTCCCCCTGTTCGCCGGATGTTCGCTCCCGAACCGGGCCGACGGGACGGCGACACCCGCGAGTTACACCCACTTCGAAGCGACGCGGACGACGGGGTCGACCTGACCGTCCGGACTCAGCGGTCCACGTCGCCCATGATGGGGTCCAGACTGCCGAGCGTCGCCACGAGGTCGGGGACGTACTCGCCTTCGGCCATCTCGGGGAGCGCCTGCAGGTTCGAGAACGACGGCCCGCGAATCTTGAAGCGGGCGGGTTTGTCGGTGCCGTCCGAGCGGATGTAGATGCCGAGTTCGCCCTTGGCGGCCTCGACGGCACGGTAGACTTCGGTGTCGGCCTCGGGCTTGAGCGTCCGCGGGACGTTCGACTGAATCTCCCTGTCGGACTCCGGCCAGTCCTCCAGCAGGTCGACGCACTGCTCGACGATTCGGGCGGACTGCTCCAGTTCGTGCATCCGGACGAGGACGCGGGCGTAGTTATCACAGCCATCCTCGGTGACGACGTCCCAGTCGAGTTCGGGGTAGTAGCCGTAGGGGTCGTCGCGGCGCAGGTCGTAGTCGACGCCCGATCCGCGGGCGACCGGTCCCGTCACGCCGTAGTCCCTCGCTACTTCGGGGTCCAGACGGCCCGTGTCGACGGTCCTGAGCTGGAATATCTCGTTGGCGGTGAGCAGATCGTGGTACTCCTCGATTTTCGGGGGCAGACCGTCGAGGAAGTCCCGCGTCTCGTCGAAGAACTCCTCGCGGGGTTCGGGCAGGTCCCACGCGACCCCACCCAGCCTGAAGTAGTTGAACATCAGGCGCTGGCCCGTCAGGTCCTCCAGCAAATCTTGGACGAGTTCGCGGTCCCGAATGGCGTACATGAACGTCGCGGTGAACTCGCCGATGACGTCGAGGGCGAACGTCCCCACGGCGAGGAGGTGTCCGAGCATCCGTGAGAGTTCCGCGCTCATCGTCCGGACGACCTGTGCGTACTCGGGCACCTCCAGCCCGGCGAGGTCCTCGGCGGCGCGCGCGTACGCCCACTCGTTGAGCAGTCCGGCACCCGACCAGTCCCAGCGGTCGGGGTACGGCATGATCTGGTGGCGGTAGGTCCCCTGCTGGCACATCTGCTCCTCACAGCGGTGGATGTAGCCGATGTCGGGGTCCACGTCCGCGACCATCTCGCCGTCGAGTACCACCTTCAGGTGGAGGACACCGTGCGTCGAGGGGTGGTGCGGCCCGACGTTGAGGAACATCGTGTCCGCGCCGTCGCGCCGATCGTCCTGTAGGGGGTTGGCGTGTTCGCGGAAGGTGACGACCTGCGACTGCTCGGCGTCGTAGTCGGCCCTGAGCGGGTGGCCCACCCACGTCTCGGGCAGGAGGATGCGCCGCGGGTCCGGGTGGCCGTCGTACTCGATACCGAGGAGGTCGTAGGCCTCGCGTTCGTGCCACTCGGCGGACGAGAAGACGGGCGCGGCCGTCTCGCTGCGTGGGTCGTCGCGCGGGACGGGGACGACGACGCCTACCTCTTCCGTCGGGTCGGCGTACCGCCTGAGGTGGTAGACGCTCTCGAAGCGGTCGTCGTACTCCTGTGCCGTCACGCAGGCGAGGTGGTCGAAGTCGAGGTCGTCCCGGAGCGTCCGAAGGGTCGCCTGCACGTCGTCGGGTCGGACCACGACGGCGGGAGCGTTGCCGTGGACCTCCCATTCGATGGCGAAGTCGGCGAGCGCAGTTCGAAGCGGGGAGGGTACGTCGGCGTCGCGGGAGACCACTGTTCCGTCGGAGCGCATGTGAGTGCTGGCCCCCCGACACCGAGGAGCGTTCTGCCGCACCGACTAGCCCGTTTATCAAGGCTTAGTTGGAAGCGGTCCGACCGGGCGGGACGGATGAAGTCGCTCCACTGTCGTCTCCGGTTCGCCGGCGGAAGCCTGCACCCGGTCCACCGGGCCATCGTGGACCGCGAGTCGCTGACGCGAGACTACCTCTGTCACTGGAACACGGCGGGCGACGGGCCCGACACGTTCGTTTACTTCGTCGAGGGCGACCGGTCGACCTTCGAGTCGGTCCTCGACGACACCGACCTCGTCGTCGACTACGATGTCGCCCCGATCGGGCCGGAACGGTTCTACACGTACGTCAGACAGGAGCATCGCCCCGTAGACGAGGACGTGTTCGGGGCCGTGACGCGGGCGGGGGCCGTCGTCGTCCCCCCGGTAACGTTCGAGGGCGACGGCTCGGCGTCCCTGACCGTCCTCGGCGACGCGACGGCGCTCCAGCGGGTGGTCGACTCGCTCCCCGAGGTGGTCGG
Proteins encoded:
- a CDS encoding FAD-binding protein — encoded protein: MHEHDVIVVGAGGAGLRAAIAAQEEGADVALVSKLHPVRSHTGAAEGGINAALRDGDSWEDHAYDTMKGSDFLGDAPAIETLCQDSPEETMQLEHWGMAFSRDDDGRVSQRPFGGLSFPRTTYAGAETGHHLLHTMYEQVVKRGIRVYDEHYVMNLAVTDHDDPEDRECYGCVAYDIKTGQINGFVANTGVVIATGGPGQMYDHTTNAVANTGDGAAMAYRAGVPLEDMEFVQFHPTTLPSTGVLITEGVRGEGGILYNSEGERFMFERGYANNAGELASRDVVARAELTEVNAGRGFEDDYVLLDMRHLGEERIIDRLENIVHLSEDFEGVDPLKEPMRVKPGQHYEMGGIETDENGATCIDGLFAAGECACVSVHGANRLGGNALPELIVFGARAGRHAAKRERAEAKIETGPSAKTEDGVVESPVTLGEAGIGDEDVAADGGALLDAPAGEVVERAVERERARVETLMERDGVNHAEIRSDLQQSMTANVNVFRNEDGLKQALRDIRQARERYQNVAVSDPSRTFNTDLIHTIETRNLIDLAEALTLGALARNEFRGAHWRQEFQERLDDEWLKHTMVAWNGGRPELYYTDTILEGENKTYEPKERSY
- a CDS encoding NADH-quinone oxidoreductase subunit D — translated: MRSDGTVVSRDADVPSPLRTALADFAIEWEVHGNAPAVVVRPDDVQATLRTLRDDLDFDHLACVTAQEYDDRFESVYHLRRYADPTEEVGVVVPVPRDDPRSETAAPVFSSAEWHEREAYDLLGIEYDGHPDPRRILLPETWVGHPLRADYDAEQSQVVTFREHANPLQDDRRDGADTMFLNVGPHHPSTHGVLHLKVVLDGEMVADVDPDIGYIHRCEEQMCQQGTYRHQIMPYPDRWDWSGAGLLNEWAYARAAEDLAGLEVPEYAQVVRTMSAELSRMLGHLLAVGTFALDVIGEFTATFMYAIRDRELVQDLLEDLTGQRLMFNYFRLGGVAWDLPEPREEFFDETRDFLDGLPPKIEEYHDLLTANEIFQLRTVDTGRLDPEVARDYGVTGPVARGSGVDYDLRRDDPYGYYPELDWDVVTEDGCDNYARVLVRMHELEQSARIVEQCVDLLEDWPESDREIQSNVPRTLKPEADTEVYRAVEAAKGELGIYIRSDGTDKPARFKIRGPSFSNLQALPEMAEGEYVPDLVATLGSLDPIMGDVDR
- the glmU gene encoding bifunctional sugar-1-phosphate nucleotidylyltransferase/acetyltransferase, with protein sequence MQAVILAAGEGTRMRPLTHSTPKPMLPVADRPLVAHTADAAVEAGADELVLVVGYEADDVREYFGEEYAGVPVRFAVQEEQLGTGHAVGCAREYIDGDFAVLYGDNLYDAPSIADLFESGPSVAAFRVENPTNYGVLTLDGERVVDIVEKPDDPPTELANAGAYVFPEEARDWLDVPKSERGEHEFTDVLARVIDEYEVQAVEVDRWMDVGRPWELLEANEWKLGEMERRIDGEVRGDADLRGTVVVEEGAVVEAGVTVEGPALIRSGADVGPNAYVRGATLVGEDCHVGHGVELKNSVLMAGANTPHLSYVGDSLLGPRVNLGAGTQVANLRHDDEDVRQTVKGERVSTGRRKYGVVAGDDAKTGINTSLAPGVVLSAGAMTTPGESVTRDR
- a CDS encoding helix-turn-helix domain-containing protein — protein: MKSLHCRLRFAGGSLHPVHRAIVDRESLTRDYLCHWNTAGDGPDTFVYFVEGDRSTFESVLDDTDLVVDYDVAPIGPERFYTYVRQEHRPVDEDVFGAVTRAGAVVVPPVTFEGDGSASLTVLGDATALQRVVDSLPEVVGVDVRRIGRYTGGPGAFDPGLTARQREAVERAVDVGYYATPRTGSVADVAEELDCAPATAAEHLRKAETAIVEALVDSARGP